In the Pseudomonas orientalis genome, one interval contains:
- a CDS encoding mechanosensitive ion channel family protein, with translation MLSRLFALPRYLLITLLMLLPLTSAQAVGLPGMLGGSTKAQPQAEVPLGQSLDEVIKTLENDQQRTQLLSDLKKLRAATQKAQPAAELGVLGLIGSTLSGFEQQFSGADSPLGRWSNEVDLAKDELSALMLPANEWLPIIFGFAVILAVWSLLAAALIWLSHRVRERFGLPEELPQHPRTWDMLRFALRKLGPWLIALVITVYLSYALPSSLGKSLAMVLAYALVVGTCFSAICVIAFSVLDGPHRHRALYILRHQAFRPLWWIGSFAAFGEALSDPRLVAALGQHLAHTAATVANVMAALSTGVFILRFRRPIAHLIRNQPLSRRLTRRALTDTLSIIGTFWYLPALLLVGISLFATFLSAGDTSTALRQSLLCTVLLVLCMVINGLVRRHALKPQRGHKRHALYSDRLKSFVYTLVHLVVWLVFIELGLRVWGLSMIRFTEGDGHEVSVKLFGLGGTLLFAWLIWILSDTAIHHALTRSRKGLANARAQTMMPLIRNVLFVTIFIIAAIVALANMGMNVTPLLAGAGVIGIAIGFGAQSLVADLITGLFIIIEDSLAIDDYVDVGGHLGTVEGLTIRTVRLRDIDGIVHTIPFSEIKSIKNYSREFGYAIFRVAIPYNMEIDDAIKLMRDVGQAMRNDPLQRRNIWSPLEIQGVESFESGSAILRARFKTAPIKQWEVSRAFNLSLKRHLDEAGLDLATPRLSVQVVTGGQEKERPEVNAN, from the coding sequence GTGCTTTCCCGTCTGTTTGCCCTGCCCCGCTACCTGCTGATCACCCTGCTCATGTTGCTGCCGCTGACGTCCGCCCAGGCCGTGGGCCTGCCCGGAATGCTGGGCGGCTCCACCAAGGCCCAACCCCAGGCCGAGGTGCCCCTGGGGCAGTCGCTGGACGAGGTGATCAAGACCCTAGAGAACGACCAGCAGCGCACCCAACTGCTCAGCGACCTGAAGAAGCTGCGCGCCGCCACGCAAAAAGCCCAACCGGCCGCCGAACTCGGTGTGCTCGGCCTGATCGGCAGCACGTTGTCGGGCTTTGAACAGCAGTTCTCCGGTGCCGACAGCCCGCTGGGGCGCTGGTCCAATGAAGTCGACCTGGCCAAGGATGAACTCAGCGCACTGATGCTGCCGGCCAACGAATGGCTGCCGATCATTTTTGGCTTCGCGGTGATCCTGGCGGTGTGGAGCCTGTTGGCCGCCGCGCTGATCTGGCTCAGCCACCGCGTGCGCGAGCGCTTCGGCCTGCCCGAGGAACTGCCGCAACACCCGCGCACCTGGGACATGCTGCGCTTCGCCCTGCGCAAGCTGGGGCCGTGGTTGATCGCCTTGGTGATCACGGTTTACCTGAGCTACGCCCTACCTTCGTCCCTGGGCAAATCCCTGGCGATGGTGCTGGCTTACGCGCTGGTGGTCGGCACCTGTTTCTCGGCGATCTGCGTGATTGCCTTCTCCGTGCTCGACGGCCCGCACCGCCACCGCGCCCTGTATATCCTGCGCCACCAGGCCTTCCGCCCATTGTGGTGGATCGGCAGTTTTGCCGCCTTTGGCGAGGCCCTGAGCGACCCGCGCCTGGTCGCAGCGCTCGGCCAGCACCTGGCGCATACGGCCGCGACGGTTGCCAATGTCATGGCCGCGCTGTCCACCGGTGTCTTCATCCTGCGCTTCCGTCGGCCGATCGCCCACCTGATCCGCAACCAGCCGCTGTCGCGCCGTCTGACCCGCCGCGCCCTTACCGACACTCTCTCGATCATCGGCACCTTCTGGTACTTGCCGGCGTTGTTGCTGGTGGGCATTTCGCTCTTCGCCACTTTCCTCTCCGCCGGCGACACCAGCACCGCCCTGCGCCAGTCGCTGCTGTGCACGGTGCTGCTGGTGTTGTGCATGGTGATCAACGGGCTGGTGCGACGCCACGCGCTCAAACCGCAACGCGGGCACAAGCGCCATGCGCTGTATTCCGACCGTTTGAAAAGCTTCGTCTACACCCTGGTGCATCTGGTGGTGTGGCTGGTGTTTATCGAGTTGGGGCTGCGGGTCTGGGGCCTGTCGATGATTCGCTTTACCGAAGGCGACGGCCATGAAGTCAGCGTCAAGCTGTTCGGTCTGGGCGGGACCTTGCTGTTCGCCTGGCTGATCTGGATCCTCAGCGACACCGCGATCCACCACGCCCTGACCCGCTCGCGCAAAGGCCTGGCCAATGCACGGGCGCAGACCATGATGCCGCTGATCCGCAACGTGCTGTTCGTGACCATCTTTATCATCGCCGCCATCGTCGCCCTGGCGAACATGGGCATGAATGTCACGCCGCTGCTGGCCGGTGCGGGTGTCATCGGTATCGCCATCGGTTTTGGCGCGCAGTCGCTGGTGGCGGACCTGATCACCGGCCTGTTCATCATTATCGAAGACTCACTGGCCATCGATGACTACGTGGACGTCGGCGGTCACCTGGGCACCGTCGAAGGCCTGACCATTCGTACCGTGCGCCTGCGCGATATCGATGGCATCGTGCACACCATTCCGTTCAGCGAAATCAAGAGCATCAAGAACTATTCCCGCGAATTCGGCTACGCGATCTTCCGCGTCGCGATCCCCTACAACATGGAGATCGACGACGCGATCAAGCTGATGCGCGATGTCGGCCAGGCCATGCGCAATGACCCGCTGCAACGCCGCAATATCTGGTCGCCGCTGGAGATCCAGGGTGTGGAGAGTTTTGAATCAGGCAGCGCCATCCTGCGCGCGCGGTTCAAGACCGCGCCGATCAAGCAGTGGGAAGTGTCGCGGGCGTTCAACCTGTCGCTCAAGCGACACCTGGATGAAGCCGGGCTTGACCTGGCGACGCCGCGCTTGAGTGTGCAGGTGGTGACGGGGGGACAGGAAAAAGAAAGGCCTGAAGTCAACGCGAATTAA
- a CDS encoding MbtH family protein translates to MTSVFDRDDILFQVVVNHEEQYSIWPDYKAVPEGWRTVGKSGMKKECLAYIEENWTDMRPLSLRQKMDGAALA, encoded by the coding sequence ATGACCTCAGTATTTGACCGCGACGACATCCTGTTTCAGGTAGTGGTCAACCACGAAGAGCAATATTCGATCTGGCCCGACTACAAGGCCGTGCCGGAGGGCTGGCGCACCGTGGGCAAGAGCGGCATGAAGAAAGAGTGCCTGGCCTATATCGAAGAAAACTGGACGGATATGCGTCCGCTGAGCCTGCGTCAGAAGATGGATGGCGCTGCACTCGCGTAA
- a CDS encoding aspartate aminotransferase family protein, with translation MSVATSAIEAAPVHASETLYQFDETPLLARQRQQESNARSYPRRIPLALKRAKGIYVEDVEGRSFIDCLAGAGTLALGHNHPVVIQAIQQVLSDELPLHTLDLTTPVKDQFVQDLFGLLPPELAREAKIQFCGPTGTDAVEAALKLVRTATGRSTVLSFQGGYHGMSQGALSLMGSLGPKKPLGALLGNGVQFLPFPYDYRCPFGLGGAEGVRVNLHYLENLLNDPEAGVLPPAAVIVEVVQGEGGVVPADLDWLRGLRRITEQAGVALIVDEIQSGFGRTGKMFAFEHAGIIPDVVVMSKAIGGSLPLAVVVYRDWLDTWLPGAHAGTFRGNQMAMAAGSAVMRYLKEHDLPAHAAAMGKRLGEHLRILQRDFPHLGDIRGRGLMLGVELVDPDGTRDIQGHPPVHRQLAPQLQRECLKRGLILELGGRHGSVVRFLPPLVITAAEIDHVAEIFGRALAAAVAGV, from the coding sequence ATGTCAGTCGCCACCAGCGCCATCGAAGCCGCGCCTGTGCACGCCAGCGAAACGCTTTACCAGTTCGACGAAACCCCGCTGCTGGCCCGTCAGCGCCAGCAGGAGTCCAACGCTCGCAGCTACCCGCGGCGCATTCCGCTGGCGCTCAAGCGTGCCAAGGGTATCTATGTGGAAGACGTGGAAGGCCGCAGTTTCATTGACTGCCTGGCCGGTGCCGGCACGCTGGCGCTCGGGCATAACCACCCGGTGGTGATCCAGGCCATTCAACAGGTATTGAGCGACGAGTTGCCGTTGCACACCCTGGACCTGACCACGCCGGTCAAGGATCAGTTCGTGCAGGACCTGTTCGGTCTGTTGCCGCCGGAGTTGGCGCGGGAGGCGAAGATCCAGTTCTGCGGACCTACCGGCACCGATGCGGTGGAAGCGGCCTTGAAGCTGGTACGCACCGCCACCGGGCGCAGTACGGTGTTGTCGTTCCAGGGCGGTTATCACGGCATGAGCCAGGGCGCGTTGAGCCTGATGGGCAGCCTCGGGCCGAAGAAACCCCTGGGCGCGTTGCTCGGCAATGGCGTGCAATTCTTGCCATTTCCCTATGACTACCGCTGTCCGTTCGGCTTGGGGGGCGCGGAAGGGGTGCGGGTCAACCTGCATTATCTGGAAAACCTGCTCAACGATCCCGAAGCCGGCGTGTTGCCGCCGGCGGCGGTGATCGTCGAAGTGGTGCAGGGCGAGGGCGGCGTGGTGCCGGCGGATCTCGATTGGTTGCGCGGCTTGCGACGCATCACCGAACAGGCGGGTGTCGCGCTGATCGTCGATGAGATCCAGAGTGGGTTTGGCCGCACCGGCAAAATGTTTGCCTTTGAACACGCGGGGATCATCCCCGACGTGGTGGTAATGTCCAAGGCCATTGGTGGCAGTTTGCCGCTGGCGGTGGTGGTCTACCGCGACTGGCTCGACACCTGGCTGCCGGGTGCGCATGCCGGCACTTTCCGTGGCAATCAGATGGCGATGGCGGCGGGGTCTGCGGTGATGCGCTATCTCAAGGAGCATGACCTGCCTGCGCATGCGGCGGCGATGGGCAAGCGCCTGGGCGAACATCTGCGCATTCTGCAGCGCGACTTCCCGCACCTGGGGGATATTCGCGGACGTGGGCTGATGCTCGGCGTGGAGCTGGTAGACCCCGATGGCACGCGTGACATCCAGGGCCATCCGCCAGTGCATCGCCAGCTCGCGCCGCAATTGCAACGTGAATGCCTCAAGCGCGGCCTGATTCTCGAGTTGGGTGGGCGCCATGGCAGTGTGGTGCGCTTCCTGCCACCGCTGGTGATTACCGCTGCCGAGATCGATCACGTCGCCGAGATCTTCGGGCGCGCCCTGGCGGCGGCGGTCGCCGGCGTCTAA
- a CDS encoding N-acetylmuramoyl-L-alanine amidase, whose amino-acid sequence MLVIDTSFSARDFNERNGEPVGQVLLHYTAAPFESSLRTLTRNGVSAHYLLPDPDEPGYRAAGYDELRVFRLVGEDKRAWHAGASHWGGRDNLNSRAIGIEIVNLARDDKGVFTFPAYREEQVQVLTALVRDILERYPHIGPIDVLGHSDVAYWRKSDPGPRLPWRCLYEAGIGAWFDEATRAMYQRRFCMGLPPEVEVERAFQRYGYKPAWNRQAFEQRTRAFQMHFRPRDYAGHLDAETCAILYALNDKYRGL is encoded by the coding sequence ATGTTGGTCATCGATACCAGTTTCTCCGCCAGGGATTTCAACGAACGTAACGGCGAGCCCGTGGGACAGGTGCTCCTGCACTACACGGCGGCGCCCTTTGAATCATCCTTGCGCACCCTGACCCGAAACGGGGTCAGCGCGCACTATCTGCTGCCCGATCCCGATGAGCCCGGCTACCGCGCCGCCGGCTATGACGAACTGCGCGTGTTCCGCCTGGTGGGTGAGGACAAGCGGGCCTGGCATGCCGGGGCCAGCCATTGGGGCGGGCGGGATAACCTCAACAGCCGTGCGATCGGCATTGAAATCGTCAACCTGGCGCGTGACGACAAAGGCGTGTTCACCTTTCCGGCGTATCGCGAGGAACAGGTGCAGGTGTTGACTGCGTTGGTGCGCGACATTCTCGAGCGTTATCCGCACATCGGCCCGATCGATGTTCTCGGGCATTCGGATGTGGCGTACTGGCGCAAAAGCGACCCAGGCCCTCGGCTACCCTGGCGGTGCCTGTACGAAGCCGGAATAGGCGCCTGGTTTGACGAGGCGACCCGAGCGATGTACCAGCGCCGGTTTTGCATGGGGCTGCCGCCGGAAGTGGAAGTGGAGCGGGCGTTCCAGCGCTATGGATACAAACCGGCGTGGAATCGCCAGGCTTTTGAACAGCGCACTCGGGCGTTTCAGATGCACTTTCGGCCGCGTGATTATGCCGGGCATCTGGATGCCGAGACTTGCGCGATCCTGTATGCGCTCAACGACAAATACCGCGGGCTCTGA
- a CDS encoding ATP-binding protein has translation MSLRLRLTFKLGAAFVVIWALAAAWMLNDLRNQMMFSLDQRLVASARMVAGLTEQMPGLASVGAGTHLRTEQLNVPGGMACQVSSLHGEILARSHTTPDEGLESRKSGFRDQIIDGVGWRSFTLSRGDLLITTADRQVEREALNLSILLAASVPVGVALLGCLCLLWLGIGQSLVPLNRMRDALMRRSADSLEPLQIHPLPSELKPLLDTQNQLLQRIAKTIERERRLTGDAAHELRSPLTAIKTHLQVARMTEGAARDQSLAHAEEGADRLHRTLEQLLLLARVEGSLSFDDGLQSSAEEVARLAIQDANAGDNSRIDLVLAHGLADTPVDMPVGLAVAALRNLLDNALRHTPADTRVELRVFSSADNVVFRVRDHGPQISSEDLQYLTQRFWRNGSSEGCGLGLAIVQAIVQRCACSLAFDSQADGLRVDLGMPLRH, from the coding sequence ATGAGCCTGCGCCTGCGCCTGACGTTCAAGCTCGGCGCCGCGTTTGTAGTGATCTGGGCCCTGGCGGCGGCCTGGATGCTCAATGACCTGCGCAACCAGATGATGTTTTCCCTCGACCAGCGGCTGGTCGCCTCGGCGCGCATGGTGGCCGGGCTGACCGAACAGATGCCGGGCCTGGCCAGTGTCGGCGCCGGCACCCATTTGCGCACCGAACAACTCAACGTCCCGGGGGGCATGGCCTGCCAGGTCAGTTCCCTGCACGGTGAAATCCTGGCGCGCAGCCACACCACGCCGGATGAAGGGCTGGAGTCGCGCAAGAGTGGTTTTCGCGACCAGATCATCGATGGGGTGGGCTGGCGCAGTTTCACCCTGTCCCGCGGCGACTTGCTGATTACTACGGCCGACCGTCAAGTGGAGCGTGAGGCGCTGAACCTGTCGATCCTGCTCGCGGCCTCGGTGCCGGTCGGCGTGGCCTTGCTGGGGTGCCTGTGCCTGCTGTGGCTGGGCATCGGCCAGAGTCTGGTGCCGCTCAATCGCATGCGCGACGCCTTGATGCGCCGCAGCGCCGACTCCCTTGAACCGTTGCAGATCCACCCGCTGCCCAGCGAACTCAAGCCATTGCTCGACACCCAGAATCAGCTGTTGCAACGCATCGCCAAAACCATCGAGCGCGAGCGCCGCCTGACCGGCGACGCCGCCCATGAGCTGCGCAGCCCCTTGACGGCGATCAAGACGCACCTGCAGGTGGCCCGCATGACCGAGGGCGCGGCCCGTGACCAGTCCCTGGCCCACGCCGAGGAAGGTGCGGACCGCTTGCACCGCACCCTGGAGCAACTGTTGCTGCTGGCAAGGGTGGAGGGCAGCCTGTCGTTTGACGATGGCTTGCAGTCCAGCGCCGAGGAAGTCGCCCGGCTGGCGATCCAGGATGCCAATGCCGGGGACAATTCGCGCATCGACCTGGTCCTGGCGCACGGCCTTGCCGACACGCCGGTGGACATGCCCGTGGGCCTGGCCGTCGCGGCCTTGCGCAACCTGCTGGACAACGCCTTGCGTCATACTCCGGCCGATACCCGGGTGGAGCTGAGGGTTTTCTCCAGCGCTGACAACGTGGTGTTCCGCGTGCGCGACCATGGCCCGCAGATTTCCAGCGAGGACCTGCAATACCTCACCCAACGCTTCTGGCGCAATGGCAGCAGCGAAGGCTGCGGCCTGGGCCTGGCGATCGTTCAGGCGATCGTCCAGCGCTGCGCGTGCTCGCTGGCATTCGACAGCCAGGCCGATGGCCTGCGCGTTGACCTGGGCATGCCGTTGCGACACTGA
- a CDS encoding response regulator: MHVLVCEDDELIASGIVAGLTAQGFTVERVGTAAAARAMLRAATFDIMVLDLGLPDEDGLKLLQQQRSQGLEIPVLILTARDSVTNRVDGLQAGADDYLLKPFDLRELAARLQTLLRRVAGRSVNLIEHGRLAYDPSSRETFLGGLPVDLSRREQALLQALLHNKGRVLSSEQLKDSVYGFNDELESNALNVHIHHLRRKLGNGIVETVRGLGYRLGPVDAGEEAS, encoded by the coding sequence ATGCACGTACTGGTCTGTGAAGACGACGAACTGATCGCCAGCGGCATCGTGGCCGGCCTCACCGCCCAGGGCTTCACGGTCGAACGCGTGGGCACGGCTGCGGCGGCCAGGGCGATGCTCAGGGCGGCGACCTTCGACATCATGGTGCTCGACCTCGGCCTGCCCGACGAAGACGGGCTCAAACTGTTGCAGCAGCAGCGCAGCCAGGGCCTGGAAATCCCGGTATTGATCCTCACCGCGCGTGACTCGGTGACCAACCGCGTCGACGGCCTCCAGGCCGGGGCCGATGACTACCTGCTCAAGCCCTTCGACCTGCGCGAACTTGCCGCCCGCCTGCAAACCCTGCTGCGTCGCGTGGCGGGGCGCAGTGTCAACCTGATCGAACATGGCCGCCTGGCGTATGACCCCAGCAGCCGCGAGACCTTCCTGGGTGGCCTGCCGGTCGACCTGTCTCGCCGTGAACAAGCGCTGTTGCAGGCCTTGCTGCACAACAAGGGCCGCGTGTTGTCCAGCGAGCAGCTCAAGGACAGCGTCTACGGGTTCAACGACGAATTGGAAAGCAACGCGCTGAACGTGCACATCCACCACCTGCGGCGCAAGTTGGGCAATGGCATCGTTGAGACTGTACGAGGTCTGGGCTATCGCCTGGGCCCGGTCGATGCGGGAGAAGAGGCCTCGTGA
- the dsbD gene encoding protein-disulfide reductase DsbD has translation MRHLFIFLLVLFAGFTQAAPGNPFETKPDFLPVGKAFTFTSERLESGETQLYWQIADGYYLYQQRMKFDGLAEKPVLPQGEAHSDEFFGEQQVYRQGLEVKLPAGATGQVKLGWQGCADAGLCYPPQSITVDLGGNPAVADTAQAQDQSLASGLQQRSLGWSLLIFFGLGLLLAFAPCSLPMLPILAGLVVGSGASPRRGFALASSYVVCMALVYAALGVMAALLGGNLAALLQTPWILGSFAALFVILALPMFGFFELQLPAFLRDRLDTVSRRQSGGSLVGAGILGALSGLLVGPCMTAPLAGALLYIAQSGNALHGGLILFAMGIGIGIPLLLLVTVGNRFLPKPGTWMNVLKGIFGFLFLGTAVLMIRPVVGENLWIGLWGALALVMAYCGWPLAREYGLAAKVLGAGSLVLGLWGAVLVVGAAGGSEELWQPLKVYSGARVAATTGAHDAFTTINDPAALQSQLDSARAQGQWVLVDYYADWCVSCKIMEKQVFGKPEVMDALKDVRLLRLDVTADTAASRELLGRYKVPGPPSFVWIGPDGEERRAQRITGEVDAAAFLQRWTHTRDAR, from the coding sequence ATGCGGCATCTATTTATTTTTCTGCTGGTGCTGTTCGCGGGTTTTACCCAGGCCGCGCCGGGCAACCCTTTCGAGACCAAACCCGATTTTCTGCCGGTGGGCAAGGCCTTCACCTTTACTTCCGAGCGTCTCGAAAGTGGCGAGACCCAGTTGTATTGGCAGATTGCCGACGGTTATTACCTGTACCAGCAGCGCATGAAATTCGACGGACTGGCCGAAAAGCCCGTGCTGCCTCAGGGTGAAGCCCATAGCGATGAGTTCTTCGGCGAACAGCAGGTGTATCGCCAGGGTCTGGAGGTGAAGCTCCCGGCCGGCGCCACCGGCCAGGTCAAGCTGGGCTGGCAGGGGTGTGCCGATGCGGGCCTGTGCTATCCGCCGCAGTCGATCACTGTGGACCTGGGCGGCAATCCGGCCGTCGCCGATACCGCTCAGGCCCAGGACCAAAGCCTGGCCAGCGGCCTGCAACAACGCAGCCTGGGCTGGAGCCTGCTGATCTTTTTCGGCCTGGGCCTGCTGCTGGCATTTGCCCCGTGTTCATTGCCGATGCTGCCGATCCTTGCCGGCCTGGTGGTGGGCAGCGGTGCCAGCCCGCGTCGCGGCTTTGCCCTGGCCAGCAGCTACGTGGTGTGCATGGCACTGGTGTATGCCGCGCTGGGCGTGATGGCCGCGTTGCTGGGCGGCAATCTGGCCGCGCTGCTGCAAACCCCGTGGATCCTCGGCAGTTTCGCCGCACTATTCGTGATCCTCGCCCTGCCGATGTTCGGTTTCTTTGAACTGCAACTGCCGGCCTTCCTGCGCGACCGCCTCGACACCGTCAGTCGCAGGCAGAGCGGCGGCAGCCTGGTCGGTGCCGGCATTCTCGGCGCGTTGTCCGGCCTGCTGGTGGGCCCGTGCATGACCGCGCCCCTGGCCGGCGCCTTGCTCTATATCGCCCAGAGCGGCAATGCGCTGCACGGTGGACTGATCCTGTTCGCCATGGGCATCGGCATCGGCATCCCGTTGTTGCTGCTGGTCACCGTGGGCAACCGCTTCCTGCCCAAGCCGGGCACCTGGATGAACGTGCTCAAGGGCATCTTCGGCTTCCTGTTCCTCGGTACCGCCGTGCTGATGATTCGCCCGGTGGTCGGCGAAAACCTGTGGATCGGCCTGTGGGGCGCACTGGCGCTGGTCATGGCCTATTGCGGTTGGCCGCTGGCGCGTGAATACGGCCTGGCCGCCAAAGTGCTTGGCGCAGGCTCCCTGGTGCTGGGCCTGTGGGGCGCGGTGCTGGTGGTGGGCGCGGCCGGTGGCAGCGAGGAGCTGTGGCAACCGCTGAAGGTCTACAGCGGCGCGCGGGTAGCCGCCACAACAGGCGCTCACGATGCGTTCACAACCATCAACGACCCGGCCGCCCTGCAAAGCCAGCTCGACAGCGCCAGGGCCCAGGGCCAATGGGTGCTGGTGGACTATTACGCCGACTGGTGCGTGTCGTGCAAGATCATGGAAAAACAGGTGTTCGGCAAACCGGAAGTCATGGATGCCTTGAAAGACGTACGCCTGCTGCGCCTGGACGTCACCGCTGACACTGCCGCCAGCCGCGAACTGCTCGGCCGCTACAAGGTGCCGGGGCCACCGAGCTTCGTGTGGATCGGTCCGGACGGTGAAGAACGCCGGGCCCAGCGTATCACCGGCGAGGTGGATGCCGCCGCCTTCCTGCAACGCTGGACGCACACCCGAGACGCGCGCTGA
- a CDS encoding TlpA disulfide reductase family protein: MLTLTIGTFAIALNHILLISALILATLVGWRVARRGGENPESVLFSLFLLGMLTARVSFVLMYWSDYRNDWLQMVDLRDGGFLAWPGVIALVLGALAYGWRRPALRKPLGAGVISGLVFWGMASLSLNLYDKGSQLPDITLRDANGNVVQLADYKGGPLVINLWATWCPPCRREMPVLERAQHQRPDVTFLFVNQAESMQSVSTYLATQGLNLDNVLFDASGRLGQAVGSMALPTTLFYTADGRLINSHLGELSQASLARAMEPFDTVPQRKPTCLASATC; the protein is encoded by the coding sequence ATGCTGACCCTCACCATCGGCACCTTCGCCATCGCCCTGAATCACATTCTGCTGATCAGCGCGCTGATTCTGGCCACGCTGGTGGGCTGGCGTGTGGCCAGGCGTGGCGGGGAAAACCCTGAATCGGTGCTGTTCAGCCTGTTTCTGCTGGGCATGCTGACCGCCCGTGTCAGCTTTGTGCTGATGTACTGGAGCGATTACCGCAACGACTGGCTGCAAATGGTCGACCTGCGCGACGGCGGTTTCCTCGCCTGGCCCGGCGTGATCGCGCTGGTACTCGGTGCGCTGGCCTACGGCTGGCGACGCCCGGCCCTGCGCAAGCCCCTCGGTGCCGGGGTGATCAGCGGCCTGGTGTTCTGGGGCATGGCCAGCCTGTCCCTGAATCTCTATGACAAGGGCTCGCAGTTGCCGGACATCACCCTGCGCGATGCCAACGGTAATGTGGTGCAACTGGCTGACTACAAAGGCGGGCCGCTGGTGATCAACCTCTGGGCCACCTGGTGCCCGCCGTGCCGCCGGGAAATGCCGGTGCTGGAACGCGCGCAACACCAGCGCCCGGATGTCACCTTCCTGTTCGTCAACCAGGCCGAGAGCATGCAAAGCGTCAGCACGTACCTGGCCACCCAGGGCCTGAACCTGGACAACGTGCTGTTCGACGCCAGCGGCCGCCTCGGCCAGGCGGTCGGCTCCATGGCCTTGCCCACCACCCTGTTCTACACAGCCGACGGCCGCCTGATCAACAGTCACCTGGGTGAGCTGTCCCAAGCCAGCCTGGCCCGCGCCATGGAACCCTTCGACACCGTCCCACAAAGGAAACCCACATGCCTCGCCTCCGCCACCTGCTGA
- the dsbG gene encoding thiol:disulfide interchange protein DsbG → MPRLRHLLTLLPLTLAATLAQAEDWPAPIKQIEAKGAKILGKFDAPSGLTGYAAQYQNRGMALYLTADGNSVIAGNLYDAQGNDLSSAPLEKLVYAPMSKEVWAKMENSSWIQDGDKNAPRIVYLFSDPNCPYCNMFWEQARPWVKAGKVQLRHIMVGIIREDSPGKSAALFAAKDPQKALEEHEAAGKGSKLQALAKIPADIEAKLDGNMKLMEELELSATPAIFYLDDKGALQQQQGAPSPDKLVKILGPK, encoded by the coding sequence ATGCCTCGCCTCCGCCACCTGCTGACCTTGCTGCCACTGACGCTTGCCGCCACCCTGGCCCAGGCCGAAGACTGGCCGGCCCCGATCAAGCAAATCGAAGCCAAGGGCGCCAAGATCCTCGGCAAGTTCGACGCCCCCAGCGGCCTCACCGGCTACGCCGCGCAGTACCAGAACCGTGGCATGGCGCTGTACCTGACTGCCGACGGCAACAGCGTGATCGCCGGCAACCTGTACGACGCCCAAGGCAACGACCTGAGCAGCGCCCCCCTGGAAAAACTGGTGTACGCACCGATGTCCAAGGAAGTCTGGGCCAAGATGGAAAACAGCAGCTGGATCCAGGACGGCGACAAGAATGCGCCACGCATCGTCTACCTGTTCAGCGACCCCAACTGCCCCTACTGCAACATGTTCTGGGAACAGGCGCGCCCGTGGGTGAAGGCCGGCAAGGTGCAGTTGCGCCACATCATGGTCGGCATCATCCGCGAAGACAGCCCAGGCAAATCCGCCGCATTGTTTGCCGCCAAGGACCCGCAAAAGGCCCTGGAAGAACACGAAGCGGCCGGCAAGGGCAGCAAGTTGCAGGCGCTGGCCAAGATCCCGGCGGATATCGAAGCAAAGCTTGATGGGAATATGAAGTTGATGGAGGAACTGGAGTTGTCGGCGACGCCGGCGATTTTCTATCTGGATGACAAGGGCGCACTGCAGCAACAACAGGGAGCGCCGTCGCCGGATAAGTTGGTGAAGATTTTGGGACCGAAATAA